In a genomic window of Plasmodium malariae genome assembly, chromosome: 4:
- the DHHC11 gene encoding palmitoyltransferase DHHC11, putative codes for MMKIKIKETLLTLYRSLIVILTYTLLFQSMYMCSKFISTFAIKIRTISLFSFWSATCMTLWCYTTCLFKNPGFLNEAGENTTEYEIRVNMCEKCNLPKIKRSHHCSVCKKCVIKMDHHCIWINNCVGLYNQKFFILLNFYALLMCCNCCFVVIFKIITCIKSQHNFKAECVLTKMDLIHIIVNTISSLIFGMIALVMLVDQYCAIKTNTTGIELLKNIKGKTQPFHESLIEVFETPFSYLWLLPVNRKVQKNLSVSANFTQKKNKVI; via the exons ATGATgaaaattaagataaaagAAACTCTCTTAACATTATACAGATCCCTTATTGTTATACTt ACATACACTTTACTCTTTCAGTCCATGTACATGTGTTCCAAATTTATATCAACCTTtgc aataaaaataagaacaatttctcttttttcattttggtCTGCAACCTGTATGACCTTATGGTGTTACACAACTTGTCTTTTCAAAAATCCTGGTTTTTTAAACGAGGCAG GAGAAAATACAACTGAATATGAAATTAGAGTAAATATGTGTGAAAAGTGTAATCttccaaaaataaaaagatctCACCATTGTTCAGTGTGCAAAAAATGCGTAATAAAAATGGACCATCACT GCATATGGATTAATAACTGTGTTGGGTTATACAACCAGAAATTCTTTATTCTtctaaatttt tacgCATTATTAATGTGTTGCAATTGCTGCTTTGtagttatttttaaaattataacatgTATAAAGTCCcaacataattttaaagcTGAG TGTGTGCTCACAAAAATGGATCTCATTCATATCATA GTAAACACCATAAGCTCTCTAATATTTGGAATGATTGCGCTTGTTATGCTAGTCGATCAGTATTGTGCAATAAAAACAAACACAACag GCATAgaacttttaaaaaacataaaggGGAAAACGCAGCCATTTCACGAATCACTCATAGAAGTGTTTGAAACTccattttcttatttatg GCTTCTTCCAGTAAATAGAAAAGTGCAGAAGAATTTGTCAGTAAGTGCAAATTTTAcgcagaaaaaaaataaagtaatttag